The Triticum urartu cultivar G1812 chromosome 5, Tu2.1, whole genome shotgun sequence genome contains the following window.
CATGTTTTTGCAGCTTCCCCTTGGCCTCGGGCGCCAGTGCCATCGACACCATGCATGTGCTAGCTAGCTTGTGGATCCGcaatttttcttttcttccttccGTGCGAGACCGAATACTATGCATATACACTCATCAGTCTAAACGTATGCATGCATATCCTACCTCTACGAGCAGCTCCGAGAGAGACCGAGCACCGATATCAAGATTAGGACTTAGAACCCGGCAGTGTGCAGATTTGACCGTATAAGAAACCTAACCAAGTCGGTCAGTTTGCGGCTTGTCTGCATTATTGGTTGCATGGGAGGCAGCATGGATGGATGGATCTCTATCGGCCATGTCTCCCGGTGGCTACGTAGTACCCCGCAACAACCCCGGCGTTGTTTCGggatccatccatccatccatggCGTGTCGTGATGCGTATGTAGTTGGCTAGCTAGGCTGTGAGCTCTAGCCGCCAAATCCACGAGTACTCTCGGGagtcgtggcctccttgttgctTACCGCCAATTGCCCGATTCCCTGGCATCTATGCATGCAAGCATGGTGTGCGTGATTGACATTGACGCACGGGCGGGCAGCCGAGACCGAGATACTCCCTCCGATcatttttagttcgcatataagatttaaCTAAAGTCAAACCTCGTAAAATTTGATcaattttatataaaaaaaagTAACAATATTCATAATCTGAAATCAATATCAatagatgtgtcatgacttaaattttcatattgtataattttagcatggcagatgttgatattttctcatataaatacggtcaaactttataaagtttgacttcagagaaTTCTAAACATTCGCATGATCAACATGATGGATTCTTTTAAGATGAATGCATTCTTCAGTCTCCACATCCGAGGATCTACACAACCTAATTAATTTCTTACGGCATCTCAGATGATCGGATTAAAGGGGAGAGAAAGGGAAAGGGAGCGCCTATTACAAAGGGCACGTGAAAAAAAATTGCATCACTCGCTTTGCTTGGACCACTAGATTTTTCATCCAGCGGCCAGAAACAAATCGCACAGTATTTATCTTCTTCCTCCCGCCACCTGTGGTCGATGGTGCTCCCGCGCACGCCTCGCCGCAATGCCCTCCCCTCAACCGCAGCCCACTACCTCCCAAAGCACTCCCCTCAATGTCGGCGACCACCACGCAGTAGTCAAGTTTCAGACTCACCCTCACCGTCTCCGCGGCAGCGCCGGCTCCTACTCGTTCACGGCTCGCACTCACCGTGAAGTCTATGGCCTCCCCCTCTCGTGCTCGGGGTGAAGCGGAAAGTGAATGATGCAAAGAAAAATAAATTCACATACCTTTTAGCAAATTTTGGGCAACGCATGTTCAATGCAAAATTGGATTTGCCGTCTCCACACGCAGTCGCCTCCACCTCTCCAAATATGCTTAGGGTTCCTCTGCCTTCCGTCGGCGCCACTGCCGATCCACCTTGTCCCTGGTGGCTCTAGGGCCATGGAGGTGCGGTGGATCCCGCTCCTTGCCGGTGGAAGGGCTTCATTTTTAGATGTTTCTTTGAGTTTTTGTTAGGATTTGTGTTATGCTTAGGAAGGTGTGATGGCGGCGAAAGATGGAATAACGTTTCTTCCCGCCTAACCCCCGTCCCGATGGTGCATCTAGCATCGTCAGaaggcgtgtggaggtgtgtttTCGACGGATCTCGCAGCATTCCGTTAGTGATTGTCTATGGTAGATCTACTCGGCTCCTGTCTTTGTTCGTCTACGTGTGTCTTTAGGTTCTATCCTTCCGATCTACGCATCTCTTTGTCGGCGGCGGTTGCTAttctggtgcgctggtcctatggGGTCTTAGCATAACGACTTCCTGACTGTCAACTACAACAAGTTTTTCCCAGCTCTAGCGAGGCAAAGGCGACGGCGGTGGTGCACCTTCGACTCGCTTCAGTGCTGGCAGTCGTCGTTCGGTGGCTACGGAACtagatgtaatttttattatttgtGATTTTCGTTGTACtgtcatgattgaagatgaatagatcaaaagttctagatgtaatttttattatttgtGATGTTCATTGTACtgtcatgattgaagatgaatagatcaaaagttttagatgtaatttttattatttgtgatgttcgttgtactgccatgattgaagatgaatagatcaaAAGTTTTTCGGCGGcaattttttttttgcaaaattggATTTGGTGCACAAAGAAGTTCCGTAGATTTgatttgttgttgttgttgaaaCAAAGGTTGGAATCAACGTGCGCCTGTGTTGGACGTACGTGATCTGATCTGGTCATGCATACATGCATGCTGTTCCTCCTGCTACTCATTGCACGATACCTACCTTCTGCATCATCTTCCTAGGTACAGTACAATACAACCaatcatgcatgcatgcacccTGATCTCGATCGATGGATGGATGGTATCCCTCTCCATTCCTTGGAGCTTTCTTCAGCATAGATGCACTTGTCCTTTTCTCGGTGTACCGGCCTCCGTCCTACTGCTGGTATCCAATGTTGATGCTGGTCAAATGTACCAAAAAAAAAGTGGAAGCTCAGATCGATCGTTATTGATCAGTGGGATGCCACTGTTGGTCTCTACGCTTGTCAAATTTGTAATACTACGTTGCACTTCTATGCTTGTCAAATTCGTAATGAATTCCAGATTTTACTCTCTATTTTGATATTTCTTGCGCCGATTAGCCCATTTGACAACCTCGCTACGTGTTTCTAATGGCCGGGACCCAGCTGGTGAATCGCTCAGAAAAGTTTAAATAAATGGGGTAAAATCTGGTAATGTTTTGCTAATTTGGACCAAAACTATTAAATGGTGTTGTTAGTGTCAAGAAAATGTCAAAGCATAGGGTAAAAATTGGAATTAAGAGGATGCTCTTACCTCCAGGCAGATCCCAGGACTAGGATAGGACAAAGCAGTGAGAGTACTGGGGACAAGCAGGAGGGAACAGATCCgtgggagggagagaggaaggaacgCTGTCCCCCTGGCCACCTTACATGCTCTATGTTTTTAGGGACTATCCATCCGTCCATCCAAGACCCCAAGTCCCGAGAAGATCACCATGGATACCATCATCACCacttcaccaccaccaccatacaGATCAATCCATCCTTCCACATTCCCACACAACATCGGGTTGTTCACTGCAAATGTATAGTGGTACATTTGTTTGCTTGGCCCGTGTAAAGTGATCCGTTTTTAGTGATCCAAGAGATGTGAGGAGTTGCTCTTCCGGGCCACCGATATGGTGGGAGTTGTTGGGAAGAATGAACATCAGCTACATGCACCTAAACTACTAGCATAACTGTGTGTGTAATCATAAGTACTCCTACTACCAGTGTTATGCCACCAGCTGGATAGTATTCCAGCCGTGTGATCATGTGGCAAGAAGCTGCCCACATGTCAACCAAGCACAAATATATATAGTGCAGCGCTACAGCCACACCAATTGCTCCTTCCTATGAGGATCACCACATATATCTGGAGGGAAATATAATAGTGGAGTGCAAGCTCACAAAACGACGTAAGTAATCAGCCGCTGCACCTTATTTAAGAAAAAAAAATGAATGACTAGGAAAAAATAGAGATATCGGCGAGTTGAGGATGAAACTCAGACTGCCTAGCCCACCATGCATGGTGCTACCCAGTAAGTCCAAGGGCATAGCCAGGATTTAGACATGAAAGGAATGGAGAGAGGCGAAAAAGCCATTGTTCACAGACCAGGCAAAATATTACGATACAAGTCTCAAGATAACCTTGACAACAAGGCATGAAAATGTATAATTGGAACTATGGAGAAAGAAATTTGCATTTAAATTGAGCTCTGCGAGCACCAGAATGCAAATCTCATCTTTGTACCTATTTCCTTCTTCATACAGAAGAACATGTATGGCCAAAGAATGCCGTCTCCATTTTATTTCGAAGGCATGTCTTGATTAGTTTAAAATGCATGAAGAACGAACTAGCTACCCAAGGAATATTAGTGAAATAACTGTACTATAATCAAAGATGGTTCTTTCCCTAACCCGCTATATGGATACTCTCTCATGTTTGGCTAACACGGGCTGTCCAAAAAACTAGAATCGCCGTGCTTCATCTTGCTTATTACGAGAGAGCTCCCAAATCTGTGGGCTCTTACCGTGCTAGGTCCTTTCATATCCGATGCTTCCAATTCTACATTGATCTGCAACTTCTACTAGTGTCACCACATTTTTTGATCATCAGATTGCATATCAATATGAATTGGATTGTAGCTGTCATATATCTTCACATGTTACTCCTCAGATGGATTTACATTCTCAACATTAGAAATGTTGTAACCTGAAGTTGAAGCAATGTGCTTGAAAAAGAATTTACCCCTCTAGTTGTTGGTGTCCTTCGCTTCACCTTTAACTTTGGGCATAACATGCACATAATTGATAGACTAATCTATTGTTTTATACACAGTCGCACTGATTAACTAGACTAAGATCATAATTCATTAAAACATTGTTTCATGATATCCCACCATCTAAGTTTTTTAGTCTAAACACACCCTCTTTATTAATCAATGAAAATGTTAACCGGAATACAATTGATATCAGGAGGCTGTAGGAGCCGGAGATGTCTACTAACGGTAAGACCTAGAGCATGTTTAGCAAGGTTATGTACCTCAAAAATTGATTCTCTCCCCTCGGAAGTGAACGAGCAAGAGCTTCTATACACAATCGTACTCATCCATCGAGGTTGTTATCTCCCGTATAATAATCCCGCGTAGCCCTCCGGTTCCATTCTTGTTGTCACTGACTATGCCCTTGCAATCAGACACAACTTACAGATGTTGCAGAGAGAGATCATTAGCCAAAGCTACAACTTCTCGATATGCAAGAGCTTGTAATGTTATTGAGTCAGTCACCCCCGGGATCACACATGTAGAGGCGTCAAGATAAAGGCATGTTGAGTGTCTGCATACAACAGTGAATGAGTTAGCCTCCTTCTTATTCTCAAAGAATGAGGGGCAAGGGGATTGATACCGAGAAAGATTTCTTCTTATTATAAGACGTGATTTGATCTGCATATGTTTGGTAAAAGAACAATCTTCTCCTTTAATCATATCATAAATGGAGAGTGTTCAATTAAAACATGAAAACGTGACTCAATTGGTCTTAGTTAGTCTTCGGGGCGGAGTGGAAGAAGGGCGGAGACTCTCGAACGAGGAAAAGGATCCTTTCGAAAGAATTGACTGAGGAGCCGTATGAGGCGAAAATCTCATGTACGGTTCTGTAAAGGGACAGTAAGGGTAACTTATCTGTCGACTTTTCCACTATCAACCCCCAAAATACAAAATTCACATGCGGTAATGTATCCATCATAGTGAAGATCCAACACCTTGCACTAGGTTCTCTAGTTTGAGTTACTGCTGCTACCAGGTCCTGATCTGCAAGTCCCCAAATGCACCGGGCCATGGTACAATCAAGTAATGAATGTTGCCATGAGTCAGCTGCTCTTCATAGTCCGCAATAAGATGCTTGTATCCTGGTATTGTAGCACCTCTTTGTATGCTGGGTCGGCTGTTGCTGGTCTGGTCTCTTGCATCTCGTCATGTGCTAGTATCCAATGGTGCTGCTATCTAACGCTTACAGAGAGCATTAGTAGCACACTACTCACTTAGGCCTGCCCCACAATAGCTGCCGCCTTTTTTGCAAATTCATTTGAAAATCTAATATTATAATCAAATTCATAATAATAAGGTAAACATATTATGAATTATGTAAAATTGCCATGTATAAAAAAATAAACAATTAGTATACATCTACAAAAATTATGTTTAAAAAATGTATTCACTTATTTTCAATAACTAATAAAGTATCTCTATATACATAAAGTTTTCTGTAGTTAAAAGTGTTTATTAAGTGATTAGAAAGTGTTCACACATTGTTAAAATATCCATGCAATTATAAAGCTACATACTTTTTCTAAATAGTAAGTTaaatttttaaaaagtgttcacATCTTTTAAAAATGTATATTTTTCAAAACTCTCCATGCATTTAAAAAATAGACATGTAATTTAAAATACTCATACATTTAAACTTATTTACGTATTTCTGTAACTTTTCAGGTATTTCATAAATATTAATTACTTAACAAAAGTTTCTCTTAAAACTGAATAGGCAGACATTCAAAAAGTAAATAATTTTTTTGagacaaaaaataaataaataaaccacCGAATGCGACACCTGGGTTACCAGGTTAGCCTTTCTCAGTTTGGCGCACTGATCCAATTGATCAAGCATGGGCTAATGAAGTGGCAATTCCTAAACGGCGCCCGCTGCGCCCATTTTAGTTCTTTTCACTAACGGGCGCATACCCCCGCAGCGGGTTGGGCTCGGCCCGTCTACGTTCTTTTTATTTTGCTTTCATCCCACAAAAAAAAAGAAACGAACCCACAACTTCTTCGTTATATATGTAAGTCACAGTAACCAAAAATGCGTGAACGTTTTTCAATttcttgatttttttttcttttacaTCCTCTTCCCTCTTTtgttctttttatttctttttctttttccttttctctttgaatttctttttctttgttaaatgcatgaactttttcaatttcttgattttttttcaaattcgtgaactgTTTTTccaaatcaatgaactttttttcaaaatgatgaactctttttaaaattgatgaactcttttcaaaatcgatgaactcaTTTTTTTAAAATCGTTGAACTCTTTTTCGaaatcgatgaactctttttgAAAATTGATGAAGTCTTTTccaaatcgatgaactttttttcaaaattgatgaaatcttttcaaaatcattgaactctttccaaaattgatgaacttttttttcaaaaccgatgattttttttcaaaatcgatggtTTTTTTTCCAAAATCAGTGAACTTCGTAGAAAAATCGATGAACTGTTCttaaaaaatcatgaactttCTAAAAATCGATGATCTTCTTTTCAAATTTACCTTTTCCTTTTTCGAGGGAATTTATATTGGTTCTTATTAAAGCAAACGTTAAACAGGACTGTTTTATAGAACTAGACATAAGAACTAGCTTGGTCTAGTGGTTAAAGCGTTAAGCTGCGACTGGGGTGGTTCTGTATTCGAATCCCGGCCTTTTTCAATTTCGATTAGTTTCTTCCCAAATTCTAAAAAGTGCAGCTGCACTTTTTAGACGTCCCGAGCACACAGGCCTACGAGCCGTTGGATGCGCGATCACGGTCCCCAGGTGTGCCGTTGTCGGACGAAATCGTCCGTGCTAATTCAACCGCCGAAGTGGCAGCCAGTGTAAAATAAAAGCTTCGCTATTTCTTCCCAGAAAAAACACCTAGCCCGATCCCCTTTTCCTCGTCGAGCAGAGGAGCGCCGGCGCCGATTCCCGGGTGGTCGAGGGGGAGGCGGTAGATTGGAGGAGCCCGATCCTCTCCATCCTCTCTCTCGCGACCCGATCCTCACGAACTCCTCCCGGCGACGCACCCGGCCTCCTCCAATCGGCGAAATGCCCCCTCCCACTCGTCGGAGAGCGCCGTTGCGCCTCCGCAGCCGCCGGACGCCAACAGCCCCTCCCCCCGCCACCGCATCTCCACAGCCGCCGCACGCCACCGACCCTTCCGGATCGCCGCATCGCCAGGATCTCGGCAGCCTGCCGGATGCAGCCGCTGCGCTCGGATCCCCGCGGCCTCCTGGATCCCATCGCCGTCGGGTCTCCCGCTCCAACGCCGGGCCGACCCATATCCACGACGAAGGCGAGCGCGCACTGCCTCCATGCTCCTCATTCAGGGCCGTTGGCCCTGACACCGTCACAGCAGGCCTCTTCCTCTCCAGTAGCTCGCTGCCGACCGCATCCGGGACGGCCTCGACCTCCTGCTGCTAGCTGCTGGTGCACCTCCGTATCGCTACTGCTATCTCCTTCTGCACCGTACAACTACCCTAGCTCTGATGTCTGAACTTCTACACCTGACCGTGTACAGGTGCTGGCTATAGCTTGGACTGGAGCAGCAAAATTGCATCAAGGTAGCAGGTGGATGATGGTGTTTGTGCCTTTTCTCTTGAATTGTTGCTGGTGATGGCTGCAATTTGAAGACGTCGGTTTTTTCTCTCCTTTCATATTCTGCAATTGTGCTTCCCCTATGCGTGATGATTCTATTGCTTGGTGCATTGTGGTTTGGGTTGTTTTACTGCTTGACATTGATCTGTGTGAGCCTGTGACAGTTGGAGAGATGATAGTAGCAAGTACAAACTCTCTTGAATGGTTAGTTGATAGTATAGTGGTAAATGTACTATGATCATATAATAAAGCATGAAAAATTCAAGATTTATATTGAGCTATTGGACTCATTTCTTCTATTAGACTTGCTCAAACTTGCATGATGTTTTGATAAGTAGATGCCTCATTTCTGCTATTGGACTTGCTCAATGGGTCGATACTCGATAGGCAATTTGTATCCCCTATTTTATTTCTTCGGCAAGTTGGCTGCAGAATCTATGGGAATTGTCTACAAACCTAGTATGAGTTCCTACCTTTTAATCTTTTTTTCTAAACAAAACCTGGATTGCCTGGATATAGTATGCAATTTTCTTAGATTAGAGCACAACTTGCCTACAACAACTGAAACATTTGCCCAGGGGACACAACACAACTTGATGTTCCACACAATGTAGGTCCACTTTTTTTGCCTAAAACTTGTAGGCAAATTGCCTACAAACCAAGTAGTAGGTGCTCCTGACTTCCGCTACTTTTTTTCTGCGGCTAGCAAACCAATGAGTTGGCTGCAGAAACTATGAAAATTGCCTACAAACCCAGTACGAATTGCTACCTTTCAATCCTCTTTTTCTAAACAAAGCTTAGAGTTGCCTAGATATGCTATGCAATTTTCTTATATCAGAGCACAACTTTCCTTCAACCACTGATGCATTGACACAACACAACTTGATGTTCTACACAATATAAGTCCACATTTTTTTTCTCGCAACATGTCAAATTGCCTATGAACCAAGTAGTAGATTCTCCCGACTTCCATTATCTATTTTTTCTTCGGTATTCAAGCTAATGAATTGGCTACAAAATCTATGGAAATTTCCTACAAACCCAGTGCAAGTTTATAGTGGCTACTTATAGTAGTTGCTCCCGACTTAGCGTTTTTCACTTGGAGCAGAGGGCAAATATAGAGGCTGATTATTGTATCACGTACAGTACTACACATGAACGGATACTTGTAGTTGTACAACACAAACCAATCTGCACAAGAGACGCATACCCCCATCCTCACTTTAACCTGAAAGCTTGGTCGTGCCCCACCTTTGTATTTGCTTCGATCCTGCAGCACTACCACAGAGGGCTAGAGGCCTACAACGGCTACAAAGATCCCTCATGCAGACTAGAAGCATAAAAAATTGTTGCTATGCTAATCTATGCCATCCCCTGGCAGGGAGAGGAAGatgaacatgagagagagagggagagggagagggagagggggagagagagaggggggagggagggagagaaGAAGATGAACATGAGAAAGGGAGGGGGAGGGAAGAAGatgaacatgagagagagagaagatgCAGTGGCATTCATGATTCTGAGTCATTTGTATGGTTGCTACTACTTGTACTGCAATGACTATCCTATCTTATCATATTTGAATATTTGACTAGTAGTACCTGCTCTTGCTAGAGCAAACGAAAACCATTGCTCAAAACGCTACCCCTAATCACCTAAGTGTCGTAAATATTCTTGCCTAAAAAAATTGTTTGTTTTGCTTGAAGGGCCTCACTAAATTCTCAAATGATGTCAAAGCAACATTTTCGAGGTTTTGTGCACACACCCAAGCAAGAGGCTTCAACATACACTTCCAGGTAAGCTTTGCACAAAGCTAtccattttttgttttgtttttttgtttcggCAAAAAAATAGGAGTTGTCTCAAACTTACATGCATTTTGCCTACATTCCAGCAGGACTTGCTTTTTTTATTTTCCATCTTTGCAAGTAAGAAGCTTTGCCAGCCACTTCAAGGTGAATTTCACACATCCCCAGTAGCTTTTCAACTAGTTTTTTCTGCCTCCCAAGTAGCTCGTTGTTAGTTTTTTTTGTCCCAAAAAATTAAGGGAGTTGCCTGAAACTTATGTGCAAATTGCTACATCAAAGGAATACTTGCTTCCTACGCCGCCCTTTTATTGCCAGCAAAAAGTTCTACCAGCAACTTCCACGTAAAGTTCGCAAAACCCCCAGAGCTTTTTCCAACATGTTTATGAATTCCTAGTAGGTGCCTTTTTTGTTCGGCAAAAATGAGAGTTGCCTGAAACTTAAATACAAATTGCGTACATTACAGGAAGACTTGCTTTTGATTTCTCCTTCTCTTTTTTGGCACCAAAGTAACAAGCTGGCTACATAAATAGGTTTTAACTCACAAAATTTGCCTACACCGCAAACACAACTTGCCAAGCAGAAAAAAGTGCAAAGCACTATCCTACTGATgattttatttttttcaaaaacaaaaGTTGCCTGCAAGCATTAGGGGAATTGCCTACAACTCAGCACAACTTGTCTAACCAAAAAGCCACACAAGAGTATCATACAAATATAGAAAAAGTGTCTCACAACCATTTTACTAGGATTTTCGCTGATGTAGGCAAACTATTTCTTTGCTAAATTCCTGTTTTTCCTGAACAATTAGAACCTTTTTCCTCAAAATTTTTGCTGCCCCTTTTACTGCTgagttggggggggggggggggggggatgggtCAAATTATTTTTAAGTTTTTCCAAACAACGAACCTATAACTTGTGTTTTTCAATGTCCACATTTTTTTCAAAGGAACATTATGTTTTTTTGTCTGGCATTACCAAGTCAGAGTGCATTACACAGTGCATTGCAGCTAGTGATGAGTACGACTTGCTTGAAATTTGGCTGTGACTTGCTAGTGCTAAGCATGTGACTTGCCTGCTTTGCATCTGTGATTTGCCTATTTTGCATTTTTGATTTATCTGACACACAAACCTTTTCCCCCTCCCTTACTATGTTTTCCAAACAACAAACCTGTAACTTGTGTGTTTCAATGTCCACAGTATTCAAAAAACATTTTTTTGCATGCTTCCTATAAAGGAACACAAGGTTTTTTCTACCCTCGCAAGTCAGAGTGCATTACAGAGATTTGCCTATTGGGGTTTACTGAACTTGCCCAAAATAACTGCCATAAGTTGTTGACGGTTTTTGCTCTCGATAAATCAAACTGAAGAACCAACCTAATACAAGGACTCAAGGAGGGGTTGCATGCATAACATCCAAGTTGCATGCATAACACTGATGCCTTTTGTGTTTCCTTGTTGCAGGGATCAGGGCATAGTGGCACACCCCCAAGTTGTCCAGATAGAGAGGTGGCGCACGGAAGGTTCAAGTGCTGATGGGTTGGGTGGATGGATCCTGCAGAAGATGGAGGAGGGAGGGGTTGATGGGGAAGAAAGGGTGGAGGAGGAGCGGGGAAGGGAGAAAAGTCTCCAGAGGTTTTGTGCCATGTGTTCACACACACTGGGTTGCGTCGGTTACGATTGGGAGAAAAGGGAATCTGGCCATGTGCACGATCAGATCGTTTCTTTCCTTTTTTGATGCCAGCTGGCAACAAGAGAGGGTCAACTAATTTGTTTATAATATGATGATTCTCCTGCGCATTCAGTGGTCACTGATGGCTGGAGTGATGCGCCTATGGAATGGTTGGGGGGTCCAGAACCTAGTGCTTGTTAGCTTCGTGCTGCAAGTGTTCCTGCTCATGCTCGCCGGGATGCGACGGCGGAACATATCCATTGTCCCAAGGAACCTCCTCTGGCTAGCATACCTGCTGGCAGACTACATAGCGGTATACATCCTTGGCCACATGACCTTCTTCGGCAAGTCGCACGTACACCAACAGCTCATGGCGTTCTGGGTGTTAGACTTTGTAACGTAGCCTAACTGTGTAATTTATATATTGTGTAACCTTATAAATATATGTGATAGGCCACCTCTAGAGGGTTGAGCCAGTTTCCACAAATCCTATGTTTAACATGATATCAGCCTAAACCTAGAACCTACTCCACCTCCAcctcagccgccgccgccgccgtgcccccAACCCTAgggccgccgtcgccgccgctgccATGACCGCTTCCGCCTCCGGTTCCGCCAGCTCCGGGGTCATCCCCGCGACGCTGGCCACCCTTCTCAATCTTCCTGCCCACGCTGGTGCGTCGCCGCGACCCCAAGTCTTCGGCACCACCGCCATTGGTTCATTGTCCTCGGCTCCGATCCCGCCGTCTCCCGCGCCGTCGACGGTGGCTTCCTCCACCGCCGCGATGATGGTGCCACCTGCGGCCACTGCTGGCTCGTCCCCGACACTCGCCATCATGCCGGCGGCCTCGGGGGCCTCCACTGATCAGCCCGCGGGTGTGGCACCCGAAGCCCCTGCGGTCTCCGCTGTTGCTACCACCGACGCCGCCATGATCTTCGGACCGTTCCACTTCGACAACCTAATCATGACTCGTCTCACGCCGGACAACTATTTGTTTTGGCGCGCCAAGGTTCTACCATCTAGGTTATCCTTTGATTTTCTTCGTTTAACTAGCCACACAACTCTTCACTTCTTTATTTAGTCCATGATCAGTGAAATTTGGGAACCATTTTTTAATTTGAGAATAGTTTCTATATTTGCACATTTTGTAAAATTTCTGAATATTTTTTTGTTAACAAAAAATTAGGTTTATAATTTTTTAAACAAATTCACAACATTTCTAAATTTTGTAATTTTTTGAGATCTGGTAAAAAATCAAATTCATGAAAATTTCTTTAAATCCAAAAATATTTTTAAAGTTTGCAATATTTTATAAAATTAATTTTTTAGATTTATGATTTTTTTCAATCCCAGAAATAAAATtaataaaaggaaataaaaagGAGAAAATAACCAGGGGCCTAAAGAGTGCGTGCAAGGGGTGGGGCGGTGTACACGTTTGAGTGACTCGCAGCACATCTTACCTGGAAGTAGGGCTGTCCACAGTGCTTCCCCAAATGGGCCAGGCCTTGTACGATCTTTTCCTTTTACTTTTTTTCGTCTTGGCAAAATACACAAATATTTTTAATGGGGCATATGGATTATTTGGTTAACAAGTGAACATTCTTATTCAAAATGAGCATCTTTTTGAGATATACAAATATTTTTTTAATATACACAATATTTTTTTATAACACACTTTCTTAAAAGtgctccctctgtaaagaaagaTTTTTTTAACAAGTGAACATTCTTATATATCTTTACAGAGGGGCACAACTATTGATTTTCGTATGGGTGAACAATTCCTCTTGGAATAATCAAAACCTGTTTTCCACGCATTTGTTTTAAAAAACATACACGAGTGACGAGTCAAATAAGTGTGGACATCGTTTGCACTCCTTTTTTGTTGaaaaatgtactccctccgtttcaaaataagTAAACTTGCTAATAGTAAAACTGTTAACAACCTGCTAATAAAGACACACGGATAAACCTGCTAATGGTAAACTCGAGGAAGCAGGAGACATTTGTAAGGTCATGCCCTCCGATGACAGCCCAACAACTCATCACAAGCTGTGAATCTCAACCAAACTATAAATAGATTTTGTAAGGGGTAGCTAGG
Protein-coding sequences here:
- the LOC125507597 gene encoding uncharacterized protein LOC125507597, with the translated sequence MMSKQHFRGFVHTPKQEASTYTSRTCFFYFPSLQVRSFASHFKEYLLPTPPFYCQQKVLPATSTDQGIVAHPQVVQIERWRTEGSSADGLGGWILQKMEEGGVDGEERVEEERGREKSLQRFCAMCSHTLGCVGYDWEKRESGHWSLMAGVMRLWNGWGVQNLVLVSFVLQVFLLMLAGMRRRNISIVPRNLLWLAYLLADYIAVYILGHMTFFGKSHVHQQLMAFWVLDFVT